From the genome of Vicia villosa cultivar HV-30 ecotype Madison, WI linkage group LG2, Vvil1.0, whole genome shotgun sequence, one region includes:
- the LOC131652311 gene encoding protein NRT1/ PTR FAMILY 7.3 encodes MSCLELELPKENKFKEESESEELTLDGSVNFYGRPAIRAKSGRWGAATIILLNQCLATLAFFGIGVNLVVFLTRVVGQNNAEAANNVSKWTGTVYIFSLVGAFLSDSYWGRYKTCAVFQVIFVLGLMSLSLSSYLFLIKPKGCGNETIPCGKHSGWEMGMFNLSIYLIALGNGGYQPNIATFGADQFDEEHSREGLNKVAFFSYFYLALNFGQLFSNTILVYFEDEGMWALGFWLSAGSAFAALILFLVGTPRYRHFKPSGNPLARFCQVLVAASRKVKVQMPSNGEDLYNMDTKESSANMNRKILHTHGFKFLDRAAFVSSRDLDNQKSASYSPWRLCPVSQVEEVKCILRLLPIWLCTIIYSVVFTQMASLFVEQGAAMKTTVSNFKVPPASMSSFDIISVAVFIFFYRRILDPFVGKLKKSDSKGLTELQRMGVGLVIAVIAMLSAGIVECYRLKHADQSCTHCKESSTLSIFWQIPQYTFIGASEVFMYVGQLEFFNAQTPDGLKSFGSALCMTSISLGNYVSSLLVSIVMKISTEDHMPGWIPGNLNKGHLDRFYFLLAALTSMDLIAYIACAKWYKSIQLGEKPKENDEPSSLTV; translated from the exons ATGTCTTGCTTAGAGTTAGAACTTCCTAAAGAG AACAAGTTCaaagaagagtcagaatcagaagagtTGACTCTTGATGGAAGTGTTAATTTCTATGGCCGTCCAGCAATCAGAGCCAAATCTGGAAGATGGGGTGCTGCAACCATCATACTCT TGAACCAATGTCTGGCAACTCTGGCATTCTTTGGGATTGGAGTGAACCTAGTGGTATTCCTGACAAGGGTGGTAGGACAAAATAATGCAGAAGCCGCAAACAATGTGAGCAAATGGACTGGAACGGTTTACATCTTTTCTCTTGTGGGAGCTTTCCTTAGTGACTCTTATTGGGGAAGATATAAAACATGTGCTGTCTTTCAAGTCATTTTTGTCCTA GGTCTAATGTCCTTATCACTGTCATCATACCTCTTCTTGATTAAACCAAAAGGCTGTGGGAATGAAACGATTCCATGTGGAAAACATTCAGGTTGGGAGATGGGGATGTTCAACCTTTCAATCTATCTCATTGCCTTAGGGAATGGAGGTTATCAACCAAATATTGCTACATTTGGAGCTGATCAGTTTGACGAGGAGCATTCGAGAGAGGGTCTCAATAAAGTGGCCTTCTTCAGCTACTTCTACCTGGCTTTGAACTTTGGGCAACTCTTTTCAAACACCATTCTGGTCTATTTTGAGGATGAAGGAATGTGGGCTCTGGGTTTCTGGCTGTCTGCAGGCTCGGCTTTTGCTGCACTGATACTGTTTCTAGTAGGCACCCCAAGGTACCGACATTTCAAGCCTAGTGGCAACCCTCTCGCCAGGTTTTGCCAAGTCCTCGTAGCCGCATCAAGGAAAGTGAAAGTTCAAATGCCATCAAACGGAGAGGATTTGTATAACATGGATACAAAGGAGTCATCTGCTAATATGAACAGAAAAATCCTCCACACTCACGGGTTCAA GTTCTTGGATAGGGCAGCGTTTGTATCTTCAAGAGATCTTGATAACCAGAAGTCCGCAAGTTACAGTCCATGGCGTCTCTGTCCTGTAAGTCAAGTTGAAGAGGTAAAGTGCATACTAAGACTTCTTCCGATTTGGCTCTGCACCATAATATACTCGGTGGTTTTCACACAAATGGCTTCTCTTTTTGTGGAGCAAGGTGCTGCCATGAAAACTACTGTTTCCAATTTCAAAGTACCACCAGCTAGCATGTCTAGCTTTGATATTATCAGTGTGGCTGTCTTCATTTTCTTTTATCGTCGAATTCTTGATCCATTTGTGGGAAAGCTTAAAAAGTCAGACTCTAAAGGACTTACCGAGCTTCAGAGAATGGGAGTTGGACTTGTTATAGCTGTGATAGCAATGCTTTCAGCTGGAATAGTTGAATGCTATAGGCTTAAGCATGCAGACCAATCATGCACCCACTGCAAAGAGTCGAGTACTTTGAGCATCTTCTGGCAAATTCCTCAGTACACATTTATCGGAGCTTCTGAGGTGTTTATGTATGTAGGGCAGTTAGAGTTCTTCAATGCTCAGACACCAGATGGCTTAAAGagtttcggaagtgcactttgcATGACATCCATATCCCTTGGCAACTATGTAAGTAGCTTACTTGTCAGTATAGTTATGAAGATATCTACCGAGGATCACATGCCAGGGTGGATCCCAGGAAACCTCAATAAAGGTCACCTAGATAGGTTTTACTTCCTCTTAGCAGCCTTGACATCGATGGACTTGATCGCCTATATTGCATGTGCAAAATGGTACAAGAGTATACAGCTGGGCGAGAAACCCAAAGAAAATGATGAGCCAAGTAGCTTAACAGTCTAA